A genome region from Dickeya dadantii NCPPB 898 includes the following:
- a CDS encoding NarK family nitrate/nitrite MFS transporter → MTQSTITPGDSRQTVIRDWRPEDVQFWQKQGRGIAQRNLWISIPCLLLAFCVWMLFSTVAVNLNKVGFHFTTDQLFMLTALPSVSGALLRVPYSFIIPLAGGRRWTTFSTLILVIPCVWLGFVVQDPQTPYSVFIVISLLCGFAGANFASSMANISFFFPKAQQGSALGLNGGFGNLGVSVMQLLVPVVIFLPVLSFTGNGVAQPDGGQVWLQNAPWVWVPLLLIASAAAWFGMNDLSTAKASLRQQLPVLKRAHLWILSVLYLSAFGSFIGFSAGFAMLSKTQFPDVIILHYAFCGPLLGALARPVGGMLSDRFGGVRVTLINFVFMAILSVLLFTALPGDNQPGSFLLFFGIFMLLFLTAGLGSGSTFQMIAVIFRGLTVERVTAAGGGEDEAQRSAVTDTAAALGFISAIGAIGGFFIPKAFGTSLAMTGSPAGAMKIFVVFYIACVVITWLCYGRKTRS, encoded by the coding sequence ATGACGCAGTCAACCATTACGCCAGGCGATTCACGACAGACTGTTATCCGGGATTGGCGCCCGGAAGACGTTCAGTTCTGGCAAAAACAGGGGCGCGGCATCGCCCAACGCAACCTGTGGATTTCAATTCCTTGTCTGTTGCTGGCTTTCTGTGTCTGGATGTTGTTCAGCACCGTGGCCGTCAACCTGAACAAGGTTGGGTTCCATTTCACCACCGATCAGCTGTTTATGCTGACCGCCTTACCGTCGGTATCCGGCGCGCTGCTGCGGGTGCCGTATTCATTTATTATTCCGCTGGCGGGCGGGCGCCGCTGGACCACCTTCAGTACGTTGATTTTGGTCATCCCGTGTGTGTGGCTGGGGTTCGTGGTACAGGACCCGCAAACGCCTTACAGCGTATTCATCGTTATTTCGTTGTTGTGCGGGTTCGCCGGCGCCAATTTCGCCTCCAGCATGGCTAATATCAGCTTCTTTTTTCCCAAAGCACAGCAGGGCAGCGCGCTGGGTTTGAATGGCGGCTTCGGTAATCTCGGCGTCAGCGTGATGCAGTTGCTGGTGCCGGTAGTGATTTTTCTGCCGGTGCTGAGTTTTACCGGCAATGGCGTGGCGCAGCCGGACGGCGGTCAGGTCTGGCTGCAGAATGCCCCCTGGGTGTGGGTGCCGCTGCTGCTTATCGCGTCGGCGGCGGCCTGGTTCGGCATGAACGATCTGTCCACCGCCAAAGCGTCGCTGCGTCAGCAGTTGCCGGTGCTTAAGCGGGCGCATTTGTGGATCCTCAGCGTACTGTATCTGTCGGCGTTCGGCTCTTTTATCGGTTTTTCCGCCGGTTTCGCCATGCTGTCGAAAACCCAGTTCCCGGATGTGATTATCCTGCATTACGCCTTTTGCGGTCCGTTGTTAGGGGCGCTGGCGCGTCCGGTGGGCGGCATGCTGTCGGACCGCTTCGGCGGCGTGCGGGTGACGCTGATCAATTTCGTGTTCATGGCGATCCTGTCCGTGCTGTTGTTCACCGCGTTGCCGGGTGACAATCAGCCCGGTTCCTTCCTGCTGTTCTTTGGTATCTTCATGCTGCTGTTTTTGACGGCCGGGCTGGGGAGCGGGTCGACCTTCCAGATGATCGCGGTGATTTTCCGTGGATTGACGGTAGAGCGGGTGACCGCAGCGGGCGGTGGCGAAGACGAAGCGCAGCGCAGCGCGGTGACCGATACCGCCGCGGCATTGGGATTCATCTCCGCCATCGGCGCTATCGGCGGCTTTTTCATCCCGAAAGCGTTCGGCACATCGCTGGCGATGACCGGCTCGCCGGCCGGCGCTATGAAGATCTTCGTGGTGTTCTACATTGCCTGCGTGGTTATCACCTGGCTGTGTTACGGACGTAAAACCCGTTCCTGA
- the narX gene encoding nitrate/nitrite two-component system sensor histidine kinase NarX translates to MFRRFRLPLSLVNQVALLMLLLGLLGIAGMAVSSWMSQSIQGNAHAINTAGSLRMQSYRLLSMVPLNADSERYLQELERDENDDDLRQAVMREGLSEQFITLRHYWAEQLKPRLRQAERPTDAAAAAADFVHHLDTLVLAIDQKTEAHLRLVTLVQRVFIGIMLSLLLITFFYLRHRLLAPWRKLVSMAQAIGQGEFHQRVTLRGQDEMSTLAQALNNMSDELSAMYHDLERRVAEKTADLQQKNDTLAFLYRSSRRLHTSTPLCSRLLPVLDELSALMPLSDIRLQLYEDNHQAHVTPSSLTLIPDPDACPDSHCQRCDHLSPPRMTTEGKPVSWNLHDKLGHYGVVLARLPENQHLTPDQHQLLNTLLEQLTSTLALERQSSHQQQLMLMEERATIARELHDSIAQSLSCLKIQISCLQMQHTALTPEIQQQLNAMRDETNTAYRQLRELLTTFRLKLSESGLLAALRATTDEFSQRLGYDIALDYQLPLQAVSAHQGIHLLQIVREALSNIYKHAQATAVNITLRQQQRHIELRVRDNGIGISDDIGRANHYGLIIMRDRARSLHGDCTIQRLASGGTEVCVSFLADYRQPPVLSGENHD, encoded by the coding sequence ATGTTCAGACGCTTTCGGCTTCCACTCTCGCTGGTCAATCAGGTGGCGTTGCTGATGTTGCTGCTGGGCCTGTTGGGGATTGCGGGCATGGCGGTTTCCAGTTGGATGTCGCAAAGCATTCAGGGCAACGCGCACGCCATCAATACCGCCGGCTCTCTGCGTATGCAAAGCTACCGGTTGCTGTCGATGGTGCCGCTCAACGCCGACAGTGAGCGCTATTTGCAGGAACTGGAACGGGATGAAAACGACGACGACCTGCGTCAGGCGGTGATGCGCGAGGGATTAAGCGAACAGTTCATCACCTTGCGACATTACTGGGCGGAACAGCTTAAACCGCGCCTGCGCCAGGCTGAACGCCCGACCGACGCCGCCGCCGCGGCGGCCGATTTTGTCCATCATCTGGATACGCTGGTGCTGGCCATCGACCAGAAAACCGAAGCGCACCTGCGGCTGGTGACGCTAGTGCAACGCGTTTTTATCGGCATCATGCTGTCGCTATTGCTGATCACCTTTTTCTATTTGCGCCACCGCCTGCTGGCCCCCTGGCGTAAGCTGGTGTCGATGGCGCAGGCCATCGGCCAGGGCGAATTCCATCAGCGTGTAACGCTGCGCGGTCAGGACGAAATGAGCACGCTGGCGCAGGCGCTGAACAATATGTCGGATGAGTTGTCGGCGATGTACCACGATCTGGAGCGGCGGGTAGCGGAAAAAACCGCCGACCTGCAGCAGAAGAACGACACGCTGGCGTTTCTCTACCGCTCCAGCCGTCGGCTACATACCAGCACGCCGTTATGCAGCCGGCTACTGCCGGTGCTGGATGAGCTGAGCGCGCTGATGCCGCTGTCCGATATCCGCTTACAGCTCTACGAAGACAATCATCAGGCGCATGTCACGCCGTCCAGCCTGACGCTTATTCCCGACCCCGACGCCTGCCCGGACAGCCACTGCCAACGCTGCGATCACCTTTCGCCGCCCCGCATGACGACAGAAGGCAAACCGGTAAGCTGGAATCTGCACGACAAGCTCGGCCATTACGGCGTGGTGCTGGCGCGGTTGCCCGAAAATCAGCACCTGACGCCCGACCAGCACCAGTTGCTGAATACCTTACTGGAGCAACTGACCAGCACGCTGGCGCTGGAGCGGCAATCCAGCCATCAGCAGCAGTTGATGCTGATGGAGGAACGCGCCACCATCGCCCGCGAACTGCATGACTCCATCGCCCAGTCGCTGTCCTGTCTGAAGATTCAGATCAGTTGCCTGCAGATGCAGCACACCGCGCTAACGCCGGAGATACAACAGCAACTGAACGCCATGCGCGATGAAACCAATACCGCCTACCGGCAGCTACGCGAGTTGCTGACCACCTTCCGGCTCAAGCTGTCGGAATCCGGCCTGCTGGCGGCATTGCGGGCCACCACGGACGAATTCAGTCAACGCCTCGGCTACGATATCGCGCTGGACTACCAGCTACCGTTACAGGCGGTGTCCGCCCATCAGGGCATTCATTTGCTGCAGATCGTGCGTGAGGCGTTGAGCAATATTTACAAACATGCGCAGGCTACGGCCGTTAACATCACCCTGCGTCAGCAACAACGACACATTGAGCTGCGCGTGCGCGATAACGGCATCGGTATCAGCGATGACATCGGCCGCGCCAATCATTACGGTTTGATTATTATGCGCGACCGCGCCCGCAGCCTGCACGGCGACTGTACTATTCAACGTCTTGCGTCCGGCGGCACAGAAGTCTGCGTCAGCTTTCTGGCAGACTACCGCCAGCCACCCGTACTATCAGGAGAAAACCATGACTAA
- the narL gene encoding two-component system response regulator NarL, producing MTNDAATVLLIDDHPMLRNGVKQLLSMAPDLRVVGEASHGEQGVTLAEQLDPDLILLDLNMPGMNGLETLARLRETPLSGRIVVFTVSNHEEDVISAFKSGADGYLLKDMEPEDLLVALHQAAAGKMVLSDALTPVLAASLRETRSSDTRDIQQLTPREKDILKLIAQGLPNKVIARKLTITESTVKVHVKHLLKKMKLRSRVEAAVWVVQEKIF from the coding sequence ATGACTAACGACGCCGCCACCGTGCTGCTGATTGACGACCATCCGATGCTGCGCAACGGCGTCAAGCAGTTGCTTAGCATGGCGCCCGACCTGCGCGTAGTCGGCGAAGCCAGCCACGGCGAGCAAGGCGTTACGCTGGCGGAACAGCTGGATCCGGATTTGATTCTGCTGGATTTGAACATGCCCGGCATGAACGGGCTGGAAACGCTGGCCCGGCTGCGCGAAACCCCACTGTCCGGGCGTATCGTGGTGTTTACCGTTTCCAACCACGAAGAAGATGTGATCAGCGCGTTTAAAAGCGGTGCCGATGGTTATCTGCTCAAGGATATGGAACCGGAAGACCTGCTGGTGGCGCTGCATCAGGCCGCCGCCGGCAAAATGGTGCTCAGCGATGCCCTGACGCCGGTTCTGGCGGCCAGCCTGCGGGAAACGCGCAGCAGCGATACGCGGGATATCCAGCAACTGACCCCGCGGGAAAAAGATATCCTGAAGCTGATCGCCCAGGGTCTGCCCAACAAGGTCATCGCCCGTAAGCTGACGATTACCGAAAGCACGGTGAAAGTACACGTCAAACATCTGCTGAAAAAAATGAAATTGCGCTCCCGGGTGGAAGCCGCAGTCTGGGTGGTGCAAGAGAAGATTTTTTAA
- a CDS encoding acyltransferase family protein yields the protein MKVRERYIGLEWLRFLLGCYVMVYHTVHVYPQREKILFLNELTSMGFFATSTFFVLSGFLLTHVYLRDGQLREPARHFLAKRLFNLYPIHIIGLVSSIVVVSLMHWLAIPPEGQVASARFVIYDSNDPSVAPETLRHYMDNAELAFNGLLQLLMLQAWNPYFLTFNAPLWSVSTLFFFYLLFPLLAPRLLGSRHPRLWLMAMFVLYLLPPIWVIWHQLYGAPYTGLLQRNPLLRLPEFLAGVLGYAIFRQYRDGTLPALTRMQRKALGAFICLSFIIATWLFTHGERYWYFLLHNGLLLPAQVALVCLCAHFREPDSETLKTWATRLGAASLSIFALHVPLFNLFRTLEQLLRGDPLQCFSDWTACIDAAGRVDLSMTGYGVFLLTTVALCVVLQEQVVIRMKQALTERFLGRRFHPSRSAA from the coding sequence ATGAAAGTCAGAGAACGATATATTGGACTGGAATGGCTCCGGTTTCTGCTTGGATGCTATGTCATGGTCTACCACACCGTACATGTCTATCCGCAGCGTGAAAAGATCCTCTTTCTGAACGAACTGACCAGCATGGGATTCTTCGCCACCAGTACTTTTTTTGTGTTATCCGGCTTTCTGCTGACGCACGTTTATCTGCGTGACGGCCAGTTGCGGGAACCCGCCCGGCACTTTTTAGCCAAGCGGTTGTTTAACCTCTACCCGATTCATATCATCGGTCTGGTGTCATCCATCGTCGTGGTCAGCCTGATGCACTGGCTGGCGATTCCGCCGGAAGGTCAGGTCGCCAGCGCCCGCTTCGTGATTTACGACAGCAACGACCCCAGTGTCGCGCCGGAGACGTTACGCCACTACATGGACAACGCTGAACTGGCTTTTAACGGCTTGTTGCAATTACTGATGTTGCAGGCGTGGAACCCCTACTTTCTGACCTTCAACGCGCCGTTGTGGTCGGTGTCGACACTGTTCTTCTTCTATTTGCTGTTCCCACTGCTGGCGCCGCGGCTGTTGGGCAGTCGTCACCCGCGCCTGTGGCTGATGGCGATGTTCGTGCTGTATTTACTGCCGCCGATATGGGTGATCTGGCATCAATTATATGGCGCGCCATACACCGGCCTGCTACAACGCAACCCCTTGCTGCGCCTGCCGGAATTTCTGGCCGGGGTGCTGGGCTACGCCATTTTCCGTCAATACCGCGACGGCACGCTGCCGGCGCTGACCCGTATGCAGCGCAAAGCGCTGGGCGCCTTTATCTGCCTGAGTTTTATCATCGCTACCTGGTTGTTTACGCATGGCGAACGCTACTGGTATTTCCTGCTGCACAACGGTCTGTTGTTGCCGGCACAGGTAGCGCTGGTGTGCCTGTGCGCTCACTTCCGCGAACCGGACAGCGAAACGCTGAAAACCTGGGCAACCCGGCTGGGCGCGGCATCGCTGTCGATCTTTGCCCTGCATGTGCCGCTATTTAACCTGTTCCGTACGCTGGAACAGCTGTTGCGCGGCGACCCGCTACAGTGCTTCAGCGACTGGACGGCCTGTATCGACGCCGCCGGAAGAGTCGATCTGTCCATGACCGGCTATGGCGTGTTCCTGCTGACCACCGTCGCACTGTGCGTGGTATTGCAGGAACAGGTGGTCATCCGCATGAAACAGGCATTGACCGAACGCTTCCTGGGCCGCCGTTTCCACCCCTCCCGCAGCGCGGCCTGA
- a CDS encoding DUF481 domain-containing protein yields the protein MTHSKHALSSLSLFIALSAAGISTSHADTVWLTNGDKISGQITLLDSGKLFIKTDYADTVSVTWDKVKTFQTDHGMVIQGQRYEKGVLYPSIKASDSSRAIVAQPASVDGQQVSAGQETLPLSDINSMVVPRRWVEDFSWKGNVDVSLAHKKSSTETDNRDVTLSTRLRHGTWRHNLDASYHMTKEDNVESTKNAAGEYALDKFIDEHWFWQGRYEYKRDWVENIKINRSVGTGPGYQFWDNDLGSFSVTTLVNSQTFIYQNNSEDNFYSGGLKWNYDRFLFSKRTELFTDGEVGRSFDSTTPLYFKAGAGLRFKVTDWSSVSMKVSRNRTESVQGNVNDTLYSLGLGVGW from the coding sequence ATGACACATTCCAAACACGCACTTTCGTCGCTGAGTCTGTTTATCGCCCTCAGCGCCGCAGGCATTTCCACCAGCCATGCGGACACCGTCTGGTTAACCAACGGTGACAAGATCAGCGGCCAGATTACGCTGCTGGACAGCGGTAAATTGTTTATCAAAACCGACTATGCCGACACCGTGTCGGTCACCTGGGACAAAGTCAAAACCTTCCAGACCGACCACGGGATGGTGATTCAGGGACAACGCTACGAGAAAGGCGTGCTCTACCCGTCCATCAAGGCCTCCGATAGTTCACGCGCCATCGTTGCCCAGCCGGCAAGCGTAGATGGCCAGCAGGTCAGCGCCGGTCAGGAAACCCTGCCGCTGTCTGATATCAACTCGATGGTGGTACCGCGCCGCTGGGTGGAAGATTTCTCCTGGAAAGGCAATGTCGACGTCAGCCTGGCTCACAAGAAAAGCTCCACCGAAACCGACAACCGCGATGTCACGCTGAGCACCCGCCTGCGTCACGGCACCTGGCGCCACAATCTGGATGCCAGCTACCACATGACCAAAGAAGACAATGTGGAGAGCACCAAAAACGCCGCCGGCGAATACGCGCTGGATAAATTCATCGACGAGCACTGGTTCTGGCAGGGTCGTTATGAATACAAACGCGACTGGGTGGAAAACATCAAGATCAACCGCTCCGTCGGTACCGGTCCGGGCTACCAGTTCTGGGATAACGATCTGGGCTCCTTCTCCGTCACCACGCTGGTGAACTCCCAGACCTTTATTTATCAGAACAACAGCGAAGACAATTTCTACTCCGGCGGCCTGAAGTGGAACTACGATCGTTTCCTGTTCAGCAAGCGCACCGAATTGTTCACCGATGGCGAAGTGGGCCGTTCGTTTGACAGCACCACTCCGCTTTACTTCAAAGCTGGCGCCGGTTTGCGCTTCAAGGTTACCGACTGGTCATCCGTCAGCATGAAGGTGTCCCGCAACCGCACCGAAAGCGTTCAGGGCAACGTCAACGATACCCTGTACTCGCTGGGTCTGGGCGTCGGCTGGTAA
- the prc gene encoding carboxy terminal-processing peptidase — translation MNKFVKAAALIWLLLSGCSFASENITRADQIPQLQPEAQHSTVSERVASRFLRSHYRQFMLDAQFSGKIFDRYLNMLDYSHNVLLASDVAQFSGQKGELGDDLKSGKLSLPYAMYNLAQKRRFERYQYALTLLEKPVNLNGNDVIDLDRAKAPWPQNVDELNALWDAKVKYDWLSLKLTGKTDAEIKETLTKRYQFAIRRLVQTNSEDVFQLIMNAFAREIDPHTSYLSPRNTEQFNTEMSLSLEGIGAVLQMDEDYTVINSMVPGGPAAKSKRISVGDRIVGVGQTGKPMVDVIGWRLDDVVALIKGPKGSKVRLEVLPAGKGTKTQTITLTRERIRLEDRAVKMSIKDAGKDKVGVLDIPGFYVGLTDDVKVQLQKLEKEHVSSIIIDLRGNGGGALTEAVSLSGLFIPTGPVVQVRDNNGKVREDSDTDDTIYYKGPLVVLVDRFSASASEIFAAAMQDYGRALIVGEPTFGKGTVQQYRSLNRIYDQMLRPEWPALGSVQYTIQKFYRINGGSTQRKGVTPDIVMPTGNEMVDTGEKFEDNALPWDSIKPASYTVMGDMKPLLPGLIDQHNARIARDPEFQYIQQDVARYQELKDKRNHVSLNLVQRQKENNEDESTRLQRINDRLKRQGKPPLKSLDDLPKDYQDPDAYLNETVQIAEDLSKQEPKPQ, via the coding sequence ATGAACAAATTTGTCAAAGCAGCGGCTTTAATCTGGCTTTTGCTGTCTGGATGCAGTTTTGCCAGTGAGAATATCACCCGCGCGGATCAAATCCCCCAATTGCAGCCGGAAGCGCAGCATTCCACCGTTAGCGAACGCGTCGCGTCGCGTTTTCTGCGTTCCCACTATCGCCAGTTCATGCTGGATGCACAGTTTTCCGGCAAGATTTTTGATCGTTACCTCAACATGCTGGATTACAGCCATAACGTGCTGCTGGCTTCCGACGTGGCGCAGTTTTCCGGTCAGAAAGGCGAGTTGGGCGACGATCTGAAAAGCGGCAAGCTCAGCCTGCCGTACGCAATGTACAATCTGGCCCAGAAACGCCGTTTCGAACGTTACCAGTACGCGCTGACGCTGCTGGAAAAACCGGTCAATCTGAACGGCAACGATGTTATCGATCTCGATCGCGCCAAGGCGCCGTGGCCGCAAAACGTGGATGAGCTCAATGCATTGTGGGATGCCAAAGTCAAATATGACTGGCTGAGCCTGAAACTGACCGGCAAGACCGATGCGGAAATCAAGGAAACGCTGACCAAACGTTATCAGTTTGCGATTCGCCGTCTGGTGCAAACCAACAGCGAAGACGTGTTTCAGTTGATCATGAACGCCTTCGCGCGGGAAATCGATCCACACACCAGTTATCTGTCGCCGCGCAATACCGAGCAGTTCAATACCGAAATGAGCCTGTCGCTGGAAGGCATCGGCGCCGTGTTGCAGATGGATGAAGATTACACCGTGATCAACTCCATGGTGCCGGGCGGTCCGGCGGCGAAAAGCAAACGCATCAGCGTTGGCGATCGCATCGTGGGCGTCGGTCAGACCGGCAAGCCGATGGTGGATGTGATCGGCTGGCGTCTGGACGATGTAGTCGCGTTGATCAAGGGGCCGAAAGGCAGCAAGGTGCGTCTGGAAGTGCTGCCGGCAGGCAAGGGCACCAAAACGCAAACCATTACCCTGACTCGTGAACGTATCCGGCTGGAAGATCGCGCGGTGAAAATGTCGATCAAGGACGCGGGCAAAGACAAAGTCGGCGTGCTGGATATCCCCGGTTTCTACGTCGGACTGACGGATGATGTGAAAGTGCAGTTGCAGAAGCTGGAGAAAGAGCATGTCAGCAGCATCATCATTGACCTGCGCGGCAACGGCGGCGGTGCGCTGACGGAAGCGGTCAGCCTGTCGGGGTTGTTCATTCCCACCGGGCCGGTAGTGCAGGTGCGCGACAACAACGGCAAAGTGCGCGAAGACAGCGATACCGACGACACTATCTATTACAAAGGTCCGTTGGTGGTGCTGGTTGACCGCTTTAGCGCCTCGGCGTCGGAGATTTTCGCCGCGGCGATGCAGGATTACGGCCGTGCGCTGATTGTCGGCGAGCCGACCTTCGGCAAGGGCACGGTGCAACAGTACCGTTCTCTCAACCGCATTTACGATCAGATGCTGCGCCCGGAATGGCCGGCGTTGGGTTCGGTGCAATACACCATCCAGAAGTTCTATCGTATCAATGGCGGCAGCACCCAGCGTAAAGGGGTCACACCTGATATCGTGATGCCGACCGGCAACGAGATGGTCGATACCGGCGAGAAGTTTGAAGACAACGCCTTGCCGTGGGACAGCATCAAGCCGGCCAGTTATACGGTGATGGGCGACATGAAACCGCTGTTGCCGGGGCTGATCGATCAGCATAACGCGCGTATCGCCAGGGATCCGGAGTTCCAGTACATCCAGCAGGATGTGGCTCGCTACCAGGAGCTGAAAGATAAGCGTAACCATGTATCGCTGAATCTGGTCCAGCGCCAGAAAGAAAACAACGAAGACGAGTCTACGCGCCTGCAGCGCATCAACGATCGACTGAAACGTCAGGGTAAACCGCCGTTGAAGTCGCTGGATGATTTGCCGAAGGATTATCAGGATCCGGACGCTTACCTGAATGAAACCGTCCAGATTGCGGAAGACCTGTCTAAACAGGAACCGAAACCGCAGTAA
- the proQ gene encoding RNA chaperone ProQ → MENQPKLNSSKEVIAYLAERFPLCFTLEGEARPLKIGIFQDLVERVSESEHVSKTQLRSALRLYTSSWRYLYGVKVGAQRVDLDGNACGELEQQHVEHARKQLEEAKARVQAQRAEQQAKKREAGEAEPSRPRPAAGRNAPRRERDGAGTAPRKPRPASSRSAQTASPSSEKSQPRQPKAARAAQPERQAVTDISSLQIGQEIKVRAGKNAMDATVLEIAKDGVRVQLASGLAMIVRAEHLQF, encoded by the coding sequence ATGGAAAATCAACCTAAGTTGAACAGTAGTAAAGAAGTGATCGCCTATCTGGCAGAGCGTTTTCCGCTTTGTTTCACCCTTGAAGGCGAAGCGCGTCCGTTAAAGATTGGTATTTTTCAGGATCTGGTCGAACGCGTGTCCGAATCTGAACACGTCAGCAAGACGCAGTTGCGTTCCGCACTCCGTCTGTACACGTCAAGCTGGCGCTATCTGTATGGCGTCAAAGTGGGCGCTCAGCGCGTCGATCTCGATGGCAATGCGTGCGGCGAACTTGAACAGCAGCATGTAGAACATGCGCGTAAGCAGCTGGAAGAAGCCAAAGCCCGCGTTCAGGCCCAGCGGGCGGAACAGCAGGCGAAGAAACGCGAAGCCGGCGAAGCCGAACCGTCCCGTCCGCGTCCGGCTGCCGGCAGAAATGCCCCGCGCCGTGAGCGTGATGGCGCCGGTACTGCGCCGCGCAAGCCGCGTCCTGCTTCTTCCCGTTCCGCACAGACCGCTTCTCCGTCATCCGAAAAATCCCAACCCCGTCAGCCCAAAGCGGCCCGTGCGGCGCAGCCGGAGCGGCAGGCGGTGACGGATATTTCCAGCCTGCAAATCGGCCAGGAAATCAAAGTCAGGGCTGGCAAAAACGCCATGGATGCCACTGTGCTTGAGATCGCCAAAGATGGAGTCAGGGTACAACTGGCTTCCGGTCTGGCGATGATCGTACGCGCAGAACATTTGCAGTTCTGA
- a CDS encoding GAF domain-containing protein: MKKEQFYDELVRDLTALIAGEDRFITILSNSSALLFERLDGVNWAGFYLLDGDTLFLGPFQGRPACVRIPAGKGVCGRAVLENRVQRVGDVHEFPGHIACDAASNAEIVLPLTVDGQLIGVLDIDSTVHHRFDAVDEDGLNAVTAALCRQLSQSDVLAFINSLTLRQG, encoded by the coding sequence ATGAAAAAAGAACAATTCTACGATGAGTTGGTGCGTGATCTGACCGCGCTTATTGCCGGTGAAGATCGCTTCATCACGATATTATCAAACAGTAGCGCGTTACTGTTTGAGCGACTGGATGGTGTGAATTGGGCCGGCTTTTATCTGCTGGATGGCGATACGTTGTTTCTGGGGCCGTTTCAGGGGCGCCCGGCCTGCGTGCGTATTCCGGCGGGAAAAGGGGTCTGTGGTCGGGCTGTTCTGGAAAACCGCGTGCAGCGGGTCGGCGATGTGCATGAATTTCCCGGTCATATCGCCTGCGACGCCGCCAGCAATGCCGAGATTGTGTTACCGCTGACGGTCGATGGGCAACTGATTGGCGTACTGGATATCGACAGCACCGTTCATCACCGTTTTGATGCTGTGGACGAAGACGGGCTGAATGCTGTGACGGCTGCGCTATGCCGCCAGTTGTCACAGAGCGACGTGTTGGCTTTCATCAATTCTCTTACGTTGCGACAAGGATAA
- the yebS gene encoding membrane integrity lipid transport subunit YebS yields MKIYNAAPSAGSADSPPAAPRRLQRCPQCDLLFTLPRLKRHQHGHCPRCAAHIASGRDWPITRLVAMALAMLVLMPFAYTEPLLNIRLLGVSINASLLEGIWQMTRQGHPVTASMVAFCIIGAPVTLVLALLYLFFAPRVGMNLRPVLLLFERLKEWVMLDVYLVGLAVASIKVREFSEVLPGNGLLAFLALMALSLLTLIHLNPEQLWQRFYPQRACPASPQALVCLSCRFTGAPDDRGRCRRCHVPLTLRRPYSLQKSCAALIAAVILLFPANLLPISVIYVNGVRREDTIFSGIMSLAAGNVPVALVVFVASILVPFSKVLITSTLLLSIHFRVKHSLMARMRLLRLMTWIGRWSMLDLFVIALTMSLVNRDQLLAFTMGPAAFYFGAAVILTILSVEWLDSRLMWDNT; encoded by the coding sequence ATGAAAATTTATAACGCCGCACCGTCCGCCGGGTCGGCTGACTCGCCGCCCGCCGCGCCGCGGCGTCTTCAACGTTGCCCGCAATGCGACCTGCTGTTCACGCTGCCCCGGCTCAAACGCCATCAGCACGGCCACTGTCCGCGCTGCGCGGCGCATATCGCCAGCGGCCGCGACTGGCCGATTACCCGGCTGGTGGCGATGGCGCTCGCCATGCTGGTGCTGATGCCCTTCGCTTATACCGAACCGCTGCTCAATATTCGGCTGCTGGGGGTGTCCATCAACGCCAGCCTGCTGGAAGGCATCTGGCAAATGACCCGTCAGGGGCACCCGGTCACCGCCAGCATGGTGGCGTTTTGTATCATCGGCGCGCCCGTGACGCTGGTACTCGCCCTGCTATATCTGTTTTTCGCGCCGCGGGTCGGCATGAACCTGCGCCCGGTACTGTTGCTGTTTGAGCGACTGAAAGAGTGGGTCATGTTGGATGTGTATCTGGTCGGTCTGGCGGTCGCCTCGATTAAGGTACGCGAGTTTTCCGAGGTACTCCCCGGCAATGGGCTGCTGGCGTTTCTGGCGCTGATGGCGCTCAGTCTGCTGACCCTGATTCACCTTAATCCCGAACAGCTGTGGCAACGCTTCTATCCGCAGCGCGCCTGCCCGGCCTCGCCGCAGGCGCTGGTCTGCCTGTCCTGCCGTTTCACCGGCGCGCCGGACGATCGGGGCCGCTGTCGCCGTTGTCACGTACCGCTGACGCTGCGCCGCCCTTATAGCCTGCAGAAATCCTGTGCCGCGCTGATTGCCGCCGTAATCCTGCTGTTTCCCGCCAATTTGCTGCCGATATCGGTAATTTACGTCAATGGCGTTCGCCGGGAAGACACGATTTTTTCAGGCATTATGTCGCTGGCCGCCGGAAATGTCCCCGTGGCGCTGGTGGTTTTTGTCGCCAGTATTCTGGTGCCGTTCAGCAAGGTGTTAATCACCTCGACCTTGCTGCTCAGTATTCATTTTCGGGTCAAACACAGTCTGATGGCGCGCATGCGGCTACTGCGCCTCATGACCTGGATCGGGCGCTGGTCGATGCTCGATCTGTTCGTGATCGCCCTGACCATGTCGCTGGTTAACCGTGACCAATTGCTGGCTTTTACCATGGGACCGGCGGCGTTCTATTTTGGCGCCGCCGTTATTCTGACAATACTGTCTGTCGAGTGGCTGGATAGCCGACTGATGTGGGATAACACTTAA